The following proteins come from a genomic window of Raphanus sativus cultivar WK10039 unplaced genomic scaffold, ASM80110v3 Scaffold0099, whole genome shotgun sequence:
- the LOC130494312 gene encoding uncharacterized protein LOC130494312, which translates to MNELWCEMMAAAEARAVWQRTANRYFVQEDSKRAPKLTTSSHSSSSSTKQVQEDPVSSPPPVVRPQNQPSSPGFMPLNIPLLLGHHIQEDLLLGWTVGWM; encoded by the exons ATGAATG AGTTATGGTGTGAAATGATGGCAGCAGCAGAAGCAAGAGCAGTGTGGCAAAGAACAGCCAACCGTTACTTTGTCCAAGAAGACTCTAAAAGAGCTCCCAAGCTAACAACCTCTTCCcactcttcttcatcatcaacgaaacaggttcaagaagatcctgtctcttctcctcctcctgtTGTTCGTCCACAGAACCAACCATCTTCTCCAGGTTTCATGCCTCTGAATATTCCTCTTCTGTTGGGTCATCACATTCAAGAAGATTTGCTCCTGGGATGGACTGTTGGATGGATGTAG